From the genome of Pseudochaenichthys georgianus unplaced genomic scaffold, fPseGeo1.2 scaffold_2325_arrow_ctg1, whole genome shotgun sequence:
GGGGCTCTGAGGAAGAAgcaggacagagagaggctgtgaggaggaaggacagagagaggctctGAGGAAGCAGGACAGAGAGGGGCTCTGAGGAAGAAgcaggacagagagaggctctgaggaagaaggacagagagaggctctgaggaagaagcaggacagagagaggctctgaggaggaagcaggacagagagaggctctgaggaagaagcaggacagagagaggctctgaggaagaagcaggacagagaggctctgaggaggaagcaggacagagagaggctctgaggaagaagcaggacagagagaggctctgaggaggaagcaggacagagagaggctctgaggaagaagcaggacagagagaggctctgaggaagaagcaggacagagagaggctctgaggaagaagcaggacagagagaggctgtgaggaagaagcaggacagagagaggctgtgaggaagaagcaggacagagagaggctctgaggaagcaggacagagagaggctctgaggaagaagcaggacagagagaggctgtgaggaagaagcaggacagagagaggctctgaggaagcaggacagagagaggctctgaggaggaagcaggacagagaggctctgaggaagaagcaggacagagagaggctgtgaggaagaagcaggacagagagaggctgtgaggaagaagcaggacagagagaggctgtgaggaagaagcaggacagagagaggctgtgaggaagaagcaggacagagagaggctgtgaggaggaagcaggacagagagaggctctgaggaggaagcaggacagagagaggctctgaggaggaagcaggacagagagaggctgtgaggaagaagcaggacagagagaggctgtgaggaagaagcaggacagagagaggctgtgaggaagaagcaggacagagagaggctgtgaggaggaagcaggacagagagaggctgtgaggaggaagcaggacagagagaggctgtgaggaggaagcaggacagagagaggctgtgaggaggaagcaggacagagagaggctgtgaggaggaagcaggacagagagaggctgtgaggaggaagcaggacagagagaggctgTGAGGAGGAAGCAGGACTCTGAAAGCAGTCAGATCAGTTGGAACTTACCAGCTGTGTAATGTAAGAACCTTCTTTAGCTTCATTAGAATCGGCTTTCTTCCATCTTCCCTTTGCTCCATCCAAAGCCTCTCTCAGAGTTCACTGCACACACTCTTTCTCTGAGAGACCTGTACAGTTACCAGTCGGCCCACCATGACCTCTGCAGGCTCTGGGCGACTGCAGGGACTGCTGTCTCGCCAAACACCTTGTAAACAACGTGAGAAGAAAGTGTGGCTGCTGAAACATGCAGAGTTTCCAGAGGGGTTCTCGTGTAGGTCGTGTGAGTGACTTCCTGTGCTGGAACCAGGAAGGAGATCAGAGCGCAGAGTGTGAGCAGCCAATAGGGTCGACCGGACGGTGTGCTGAGTCGGCATCCTGACTGATGAGTGTCGCTACGAGCTACAAGCTAGCATACATGTTACCATTCACACCGCTCCATTTCCCCCACAGTATCCTGAAGTCTCCCCTCTACAGTGGCCCTCGCTGTACCCGGGTCAGGGTATTAAGCTGCATCATAGCTCCCATGATGCTCGAGGCCACATTCAGCTCCCACAATGCACCTCCCGCTCCTGACAGGACTGGTTACCCTCTTGTTTTACATTTCTTTGTGGCGCTATTTATAAGAACATGTATAAGTTATGCTTTGATAAAGTGGTGGAGACATGTCTATGCTCTGATTGGACGGCAGTGTGTCAGGTCAGCTTCACTGCCGTCTTCCAGCACGTCCGGAGAGTTAAATAACCACCGCCTGCTGAGCGGCTGAAGCTCTGATTGGACGGCCGAGTCTTTGATGAAGACTGAGCGTAATAAACATGAAGTGCTCTGTGAGCGACTGAGGACGATTCAAACGGCACTTTATGTTTATAAGACTCGTCCATGAGCAGCGTCTCCTCCCCGTCAGGTCGTCTCACGTTTCTCATTGTTAAATCAGATTAGCAAGGTCGTTGAAGCGTTGAAGCGTGGGTTACGTGTTTCTGTCGTACGGCTTTGAGAGTCGTGCCTCTGCTCAGACGGTCACCAGCTCTCTGTTCCTCCACAGCTCCCCATCCTGGTGTCCTCCGTGGTCAGCCTCTACTTCCTGGAGTGGACGGACGTGTTCAAGCCGGTGAAGTCTGGCTTCAACTGCCACGACCGCAGCCTGAGCCTCCCTTACATCGACCCCCACCACGAGGCCATCCCCTTCCTGATGCTGCTCAGCCTGGCCTTCGCCGGGCCGGCCATCACGGTGAGGCTCCGTCCAGGGCTCCGCTATCCTCCATCTTGATCAGCGCTGACCTCGATGTGTTGTGTCCACAGATCATGATCGGGGAGGCCATCGTGTTCTGCTGCACGTCTCGGAGGAAGAGCGGCGGGGGCGCCGAGGCGAACATCAACGCTGCCGGCTGCAACTTCAACTCCTACATACGCAGAGCGGTGCGCTTCGTTGGTACACACTCTTTAGTTTCTACACACTCTTTAGCTTCTACACACTCTTTAGTTTCTACACACTCTTTAACTTCTACACACTCTTTAACTTCTACACACTCTTTAGTTTCTACACACTCTTTAGTTTCTACGCACTCTTTAGTTTCTACGCACTCTTTAGCTTCTACACACTCTTTAGTTTCTACACACTCTTTCATTTCTACACACTCTTTAGCTTCTACACACTCTTTAGTTTCTACACACTCTTTAGTTTCTACACACTCTTTAGTTTCTACACACTCTTTCATTTCTACACACTCTTTAGTTTCTACACACTCTTTAGTTTCTACGCACTCTTTAGTTTCTACGCACTCTTTAGCTTCTACACAC
Proteins encoded in this window:
- the LOC117442026 gene encoding phospholipid phosphatase-related protein type 4-like is translated as MSGREKGGHTKDSVSLLPCFYFVELPILVSSVVSLYFLEWTDVFKPVKSGFNCHDRSLSLPYIDPHHEAIPFLMLLSLAFAGPAITIMIGEAIVFCCTSRRKSGGGAEANINAAGCNFNSYIRRAVRFV